From Sphingobacteriales bacterium:
CACAACATGAAACGAGTGAATGCACGAGGAATAGCCCAAGCCAATAAACACGTTTTAATGGCGGCTTTGAGCTATAATTTGAAGAAACTGTTAAAATTTATCCGGAAAATGCCCAAAATGTACGCTCAAATGCCCAGTACCGCCAAATTGGGCAGCAGGTATTGGTTTCTTCAAAATTCACTTTATTGGGCTTAATTAGGTTCATTTTAAGGCATTCAAAAAAAGGAACTTCCATTTATTTGTCCCGAAATTAAGACTTGCCTAAAACGCGGCAAATGTAGCTACGGCGGGCATTTTAGCCCAAAAACCCGCTTTGTAAAGGGAGGGTTGTGCAACGGTTACCCGTGTTAGCGGTTCGTTGTTCTGCTATTGTAGTCTTTTCAATTTAGAATTATAATTTATCCCATTTAATCAGTATAAAAACCCAAAAGGGAACGGACAGTCCAAATATTGTATATGTAATAGGATTTCCAAACTCAAAAAGAATGTTCACCCAAGAATGAAGCGTTATGGCAATTATAACAGATTTGGATTTGTTTACACTCTCTCCGATAATCCAAGAAAGTATTGAATTTGGAATGATAAAGAGTAATGGTCGGAGGATTCTTGCAATGATGCTACCCGATAATGTTCGTGTTGTAAAGTGCCACAGTTCCCACATTACTCCGATAATCAGATAACGTTTCCATTTAGGTAAATGGTTGAGTTGGTCTTGCAAAAAACCACGCCAACCAAGTTCTTCTCCAAGTGTAAAGATGAAAGTACCAACCATATAAATGGCAAAATTCATATACGAACCGTCAAATCCCTTGAAACCAAAAGCCATGAAAAACGCCATTGGTATCACCCAAAACAAAAGGCTTTTAATAATTGAAGTTCCAAAGAATGTAATAGTTTTTACAGTTTGTTTTCTAAAAAGTAGACTGCAAATTATGGCAGATAGTCCGGGTCCCCACATTATTAGACTAAGCTTAATAACCATAGGAATTTTTAGACTATTCCAGCTCTCGCTATTTATGTCTCTCCAATAGAAAAATGGCCATGAGAATAAACACGCTAAAAAATAAAAAATGATAACTGGCTTATATTTTTGATAAAATAGTTTCATTTTATTCTATTTTGTCGTTTCACAATGATCGCTAACGGCAGTCCGTCTAAAAACTCATAAGTTTCGGCAAATTTACATTATAAGTTTTAAATAGAGGCGATTTGAGGGCTTGTTTTTTTGCGTTAATAAATCTTGGATGAAATATATTTTGAGGAGAGAGAGGGGCGCATATCTCCTTAAAACGAGCTATAAAAAGACGAAAAACAAAAAACAGGGTTTTTAACCACGTTTTGAACAGCTCACGAGGCAAAATATTGAATAATCGGCGCAAATTATAGGCAGTCATTATAAGCCCCACATCGGCGGCGGCGCGCTCAATGCCCCGCTTGGTGATGATGTAGGAGTAACCCCATTGCCGTTTAATTGTGCCGTAGGGGTGTTCTACTATTTGCTGCCGAAGCTTATACAAGTTTTTATTTTTTCTATGTTTTTTTGTTAATATCTACATATTGTTGGTACTCGCTCCGCTCTATGAGTCTGCCTTTTGCATTTTTGGTGCATAACAATTTGACGGGACAATGCTGACATTTAGTGGTT
This genomic window contains:
- a CDS encoding CPBP family intramembrane metalloprotease, which produces MKLFYQKYKPVIIFYFLACLFSWPFFYWRDINSESWNSLKIPMVIKLSLIMWGPGLSAIICSLLFRKQTVKTITFFGTSIIKSLLFWVIPMAFFMAFGFKGFDGSYMNFAIYMVGTFIFTLGEELGWRGFLQDQLNHLPKWKRYLIIGVMWELWHFTTRTLSGSIIARILRPLLFIIPNSILSWIIGESVNKSKSVIIAITLHSWVNILFEFGNPITYTIFGLSVPFWVFILIKWDKL